AATCCGGGGCGGGAGTGCCCAATTCCAGCATTGTGGAATACGTACGTGCCATGTCGTTCTCCGGTATTGGATAATGACGCTATTCTAATGGCAGCGAGCGGGGCGCGAAAGAAAGGGCCCCGGAGAATGAGTCACACTGACGCTGCCACCCCATGAACCCAATCCGATGGACTTTCTATGGTTGACGACAACGGCGCACCCCGCAGGCCGGTACTGCTGATCATTCTGGACGGCTTCGGCGTCAACCCGTCCAAGACCAACAACGCGGTGGCGGAGGCCAATACGCCTCGCTTCGACGAGTATTTCTGCCGCTATCCCCACACCCTGTTGCAGGCGTCGGGGCGCGCGGCCGGGCTGCCCGACGGCCAGATGGGGAACTCCGAGGTGGGCCACATGGCCATCGGCTCGGGCATGGTGATCCGCCAGGACCTGGTGCGCATCGACGACGCCATCGCCGACGGCTCATTCCATGGCAACCCCGTGCTGGTGGAGCCCATGAAGCGTGCCGCCGCCGCCGGGCGTCCCCTGCATCTCGTCGGCATGGTGTCGGATGGCGGGGTCCACAGCCATGTGCGCCATCTCACCACCCTCATCGACATGTGTAATCGCTACGGCGTGCGGCCGGTGGTGCACATGATCACCGACGGCCGCGACACGCCCCCCAAGGCCGCCCTGGAATACCTCGAGTCGGTGGACAAGGCCCTCGAGGTGTGCGGCGGCAGCATCGCCACGGTGAGCGGGCGCTATTACGCCATGGACCGTGACCATCGCTGGGAGCGCACGGCCCTGGCGTGGCGGGCCATCGTACGCGGCGAGGGCGGCGCCGCCGGATCGGCCCGGGAGGCCATCGAACAGTCCTACGAGTCGGGTGTGAACGATGAATTCATCTCGCCGGCGGTCATCGACGGCGGCTCCCCCTTCACCGGGGACGACGAGGTCATACTCTTCAACTTCCGCAAGGACCGCCCGCGGCAGTTGGTCTCCGCCCTGTTCGATCCGAAGTTCGGGGAATTCCCGCGGGGAGCTTACGAGCCCGTGCCGGTGACCTGCATGACCGAATACGACAAGTGGTTCGGCTTGCCTTATGCCTTCGAGCAGGAGAAACCCGCCGTCACCCTGGGGCAGATCATCAGCGGTACCGGTCTCAAGCAGTTCCATTGTGCAGAGACGGAGAAATACGCCCATGTGACCTATTTCTTCAACGGTGGGCGCGGCGATCCCTACCCCGGGGAGGACCGTCTCATCGTCCCTTCACCCAAGGTATCCACCTATGATCTGGCCCCCGACATGAGCGCCCGCGAGGTCGCGGACGCGGTCATCGAGGCCATCCGTGAGGACGAATATGCCTTCCTGGTGGTGAACTTCGCCAACGGCGACATGGTAGGTCATACGGCGGTGCGCAGTGCCATCCTGCAGGCAGTGGAGACCATGGACCGCGAGGTGGGCCGGCTCATGGACGTGGCG
Above is a window of Gammaproteobacteria bacterium DNA encoding:
- the gpmI gene encoding 2,3-bisphosphoglycerate-independent phosphoglycerate mutase; translated protein: MVDDNGAPRRPVLLIILDGFGVNPSKTNNAVAEANTPRFDEYFCRYPHTLLQASGRAAGLPDGQMGNSEVGHMAIGSGMVIRQDLVRIDDAIADGSFHGNPVLVEPMKRAAAAGRPLHLVGMVSDGGVHSHVRHLTTLIDMCNRYGVRPVVHMITDGRDTPPKAALEYLESVDKALEVCGGSIATVSGRYYAMDRDHRWERTALAWRAIVRGEGGAAGSAREAIEQSYESGVNDEFISPAVIDGGSPFTGDDEVILFNFRKDRPRQLVSALFDPKFGEFPRGAYEPVPVTCMTEYDKWFGLPYAFEQEKPAVTLGQIISGTGLKQFHCAETEKYAHVTYFFNGGRGDPYPGEDRLIVPSPKVSTYDLAPDMSAREVADAVIEAIREDEYAFLVVNFANGDMVGHTAVRSAILQAVETMDREVGRLMDVAREHGYSIILTADHGNCDEMVDPISGEPQTQHSVYPVPCLIVDEVAWRLAIGCGLANITPTILHLMGLPRPSEIKAKSLLLGPIRS